The genomic window CTAACCAGGAATGCCTGAAGTGGGTACTGGCCCTGATGGAATCCGTCGGCAACCGTGCGCCTTCCAATGATGAGGTCAAGGACTATGCCTGGAAGACCCTCAATTCCGGAAGTGTCATCCCCGGTTATGGTCATGCTGTTCTGCGTGTAACCGACCCGCGTTTCACCGCTTTTGTCGAATTCGGCAAAAAGCACCTGCCGGATTCACCCGTACTGAACACCGTGGCCACCGTTTTTGACGTGGTTCCGGATGTGCTCAAGGAGCATGGTAAGGCCAAGAACCCGTGGCCGAACGTCGACGCCGGTTCTGGTGCTATCCTGCATCACTACGGCATCACCGAGTTCGAGTATTACACAGTGCTGTTCTCGATTTCTCGTGCTATGGGTATGATCTCACAGCAGATCATCAACCGCGCCATGATGATTCCGATCACCCGTCCGAAATCGGTCTCGACCGAATGGGTCAAGGAACAGACCGGTCTCTAAAGCGACGATTGATATTTTCAATATAAAGCGCCTCATTTACGAGGCGCTTTTTTTTGGGGACTTTGGTAGCTTGTGTGAATGTGGAATGGTGGCCCATACACGGTGTTTTGCAAGGTTGGGTTTCTGTTGTGATCATGATTTAAGAACAAATGCAACTGTTAGATACTCACGATAAATCGAGGGCCACTTGCCACTGGACTCTTGATGAGATCATAAACTTTGCACGGCAAACAAACTTTCTGCCGGCAATGTATGCTGTGGTGCGCAGAGTTCAGACAATTTTCCCGCTAAAACAGTTATGTTCCATTCAATTATTCCGATATAGAACAATAGAAGATACCGTCAGGAGAGATTCCTGACGGCAGGTGACTGTGTGGCTCATACTCTTTGGAGGAGGGTCTCATTGGTTTGACAGTGGCAGATGACGGCACGTGACTGGCAGGACCTTCATTGTCATTGCGAAAAGTGAAACGACGAAGCAATCTCTATTGCTTCGAATAAAACTGAGATTGCCACGCTCCCTTCAGTCGCTCGCAATGACGGGAAGACTACGGGAGTGGATAGACGTCAGGTCACAATTCAGATCTAAAGTCTGAATCAAGACCTGACATAACGAAGAAACGCTCAGGATTGTAGGTCAGGCGCCCTGAGTACCTGACAATGTCAGGTTGGCAAGCAACCAGACCTACTGGTCTTCGGTAAAAAAAGAATGTGTGTAGCAGGAATATATAAGCAAGGAGGCGAAGTATGGGGCTGGAGACAGGCTGTGTAATTGCAGTCTTTATAGTCAGCTCGCTTATCGTCGCAATCAATGTCCGCAGCGATAGGCATAGAGATTCGGGAAAAGGTATAATCAGCCAGCTTTCCCGTACACTGACAGCGATCAGTTTGACCGGACTGGCCGCGCTGGTGGCCCTGATCGGACCTGTCGATTGCCGGACTGCCGATCAGGTGACAGATGCGGGTGAATACTCTCCCGTTGAGATGAGTTCTCTGACCACGTTCGAGGAGCTGGTGGCCGGATGGAACTATCAGCTCCGGCCGGCGTCCTATGGCAACCCGGCTAACTCGTACCGCGATTATATGAACGAGACAGAACTGGTCGGATTAATCGAGATGTACAAGACGGCTCTTCAGGATGAAGACTTTACCGAACAACCGCGCAACTACCTGGTGACAGTGGTCAACCTGGGACGGGCTTACAGCGATTTAGCGGTGTTTCAGGATCGGGCCGGCAACCTGGATGTTGCCCGCTGGATTTTCAACGAAACCGCGCGTTCGATTGTGGATGCCGAATTCCCGGCCGAGTACAGCGAAATCCAGTATCATCTGGGCCGTATCTATCTTTTACAGTCGGAACTCTCCAGCCGGGGTGAGAACCTGTTCAAGTCGATTATCGCCTTTGAACGTGCGCTTGACTGGCGCAAGCAGAATCCGTATTCGCTCGACTACGGCCTGGCGCTGGCAAATCTGGGAATTGCCTATGCCGACCTGGCGCAGATCTACAACCGCCAGGGAAACCTGGAATATGCACGCGGAGCGTATCGTCAGGCGATGAATGTCCTGACTCCGCAGAGGTATCCGACTTACTATGAGATCCTGGATAATTTGATGAAGGAGACCGAGCATTACCTTGCCGGCGACCTCTAAAACCGGAAAACTCCTTTCGCTATAAAATGCCCTGCTTCGGCGGGGTATTTTTATGCGGTCAAGGCAGTTTCGAAAAAAGCGGTGTTATTTTACAGCGAATATGTCCGAAATAATAAAATATCTGAAAAGATGGTTGACAGATATAAAATATGACGTATTTTATTTAATTGGAAATATATGTGTAACAGCCGGTTTACGGCATAACCCTGAGAGAGGAGTTGATATATTTGATAGGCGTTCGAGTACGGGATGATGAATCATTCGAAAAAGCTCTGAGACGTTTCAACAAATTCTGCGAAAAGAACGGAATTCTGTCGGACATCAAAAAGCACCAGCATTTCGAGAAACCCTCGGATCGGCGTAAGCGCAAAATCAACGCGGCCAAGCGCAAAAATCGCCGCAGGGATCGCTGATATAGAATCAATCTTTCATTGACATGAGTATTTCTGAACAGATCGATACCGATATAAAAGGGGCCATGAAAGCGCGCGAAAAGGTGAAACTGTCCTGTTTGCGCAATTTCAAATCAGCTCTCAGGTATCGTGAAATCGAGAAGAAAGAAAAATTAACGGAGGCGGAGGAAATTGAAGTCCTCTCCTCCGTGGCCAAAAAACTGCGCGACACGATCGAGCAGGCCCGTCAGGGAGGCCGGGAAGACCTGGCACAGGAAAGCCAGGTCGAGCTTGACCTGGTAAAGACCTACCTTCCGGAGCAAATGGACGAGGCCGAAATCGAGAAGCTGGCGCGCGAGGCCATAGACAAGACCGGTGCGGAGGGGCCTCAGGGTATCGGTCAGGTTATGAAGGAGCTGATGCCGCAGGTCAAGGGCAAAGCCGACGGCGCTGTCGTCAAGGCCGTTGTGCTGAGGCTTTTGAGCGGTTGAGTTTTACATTACGAAGTCAATTTTAGCAGGGAGGCTGTGTATGAATTGGCTCGACTTCGCCCTCATCGGGGGGCTTCTGATCACGCTCATTCTGGGCGCCAAGGTCGGTCTTGTGCGTTCCACGATGAGATTCATCGCGCTTGCCGCGGGAGTTATTATCACCACCAACAACAGCGATATCATTGCAGTCGAAGTGGCGCGCCATATCGATGCTTCGCCGATGGTCATCGCATTGATCAGTTTCGTCATCCTTTTGGCGGTCCTGTACGGAATCTTCCGGCTGGTGGTGATGGTTTTTTACAAAGTCTCCAAACTGCAGTCACTGGGCAGGGTCGACAAGATCGGCGGCGGCCTGATGGGCGCGGTACGGGGATGGGTCTTCTTCGGGTTTATTTTCTTTCTGGTCACGCTTCTGCCAATGCCGGATGCGTTTTTCCGAATGATCGACACTTCGGTTTTGACGAAGCCGATGATGAAGAGCATTCCGATTCTCTACGAAGGGACCCATATGCTTCATCCATCCAACCGCAGTTTCGTGGACAAAGTCGAAACATCACTGGAAGAAACCAACAAAGTCCGGTTTGAATTGCGCGGTGATTCAGAGTATTCAATCGACCGTCACGATGCCAAGGAAAAGGTTTCGCAGACGATGGATACGCTCAGGCGTTATTTTGGTCCGATTACATTTGAGGGCTGAGTTCAGTCCGCATTGTCGGGCATTTCGCGCACCATTTCCTGGAGCTGATTGTAATACTTCTGCTCCAGTTCATCGTCGCCGCTTTTCTGCGCTTCGGTGATTTTCGCCTTGAGCCAGGCAAGACGTTCGTGGAAGTTAAACCGCCTCAAACGTTCGATCAGGTCGGCCAGGTGGCGTTCTGACCCGCCTCCGCCGGTTTCAAGGCTGGCCGCTTTTGTGATCAGGTGTTGTTTTTTGGGGTCATCGGTTTGATTTATCAGGCCGGCAGTATCCACCCCGCCGCTGTCTTCATAGGTTTGAAGGATCATTTCGTAAATTTCCCGCAGTGTATCATCGCTGATTAATTCCGGATCTAAGTCATCACGCGCCATCTGCAACAGGTCAGGATTTTCCAGAAATACGGAGATCAACTCCAACTGTAACTGATCCGAGAAATTTTCTCTTTTACGGGTTTCATCGGCTTCTTGCGGTCGAGTTTTATGCGGGGTTTTCCGCAGATCGCTTTTAAGCGTGTTCAATTCGATATCGAAGACTTCGGCGATCTCCTTGAGAAACAGTTCGCGCCGTATGCTCGAATCGGACTTTGATGCCAGCCGGGTCAGCTCCTGCAGGATGACCGATTTCTGGTGCGGGGAGAGGCTGTCGTAGCCAGGTTGAATGCTATCGTAGATGAAACGGGGGTAACTGAGCGCGTTATCTATCAGCACTTTCATCTTTTCGGCTCCTTCGGCTTTGATAAATGAATCGGGATCCTGTCCTTTTGGGAGCAGTACCACTCGAAAATCGAGTTCAGCGGCCATCAGGTGAGGCGCGCATCTTTTGGCGGCGGTCATGCCGGCCTGGTCGGAATCGAACAGCATCACCGCCTGCCTGGCATAGCGGGCAATCAGGCGGGCATGATCGAACGTGAAGGCTGTGCCGGAGGAGGCGACTACATTTTCGATCCCGGCCTGGTAGAGAGCCAGGTAATCCATGTAGCCTTCGACCAGTATGCAGGTCTCTGTGTCGCGGATGGGCGCACGCGAAAAATTAAGTCCGTACAGCACCTTGCTCTTGTTGTAGAGTTCCGTTTCCGGCGAATTGAGGTATTTGGCACGGTCTTCTTTTGAGAGAGCGCGTCCGCCGAAAGCTATGGTCTTGCCGGTCAGGTTCATGATGGGAACCATCAGCCGGCGCCGGAAGCGATCGTAGGCTCCCCTGGAGTCCTCGCGTTTTACCGCCAGGCCGGCTTTCACCAGGTCATCCTCGGAAAGGTCAAGTGAACGAGCATGTTTCAGCAGGGCGTCCCATGAGTTCGGAGCA from Candidatus Zixiibacteriota bacterium includes these protein-coding regions:
- a CDS encoding GatB/YqeY domain-containing protein — encoded protein: MSISEQIDTDIKGAMKAREKVKLSCLRNFKSALRYREIEKKEKLTEAEEIEVLSSVAKKLRDTIEQARQGGREDLAQESQVELDLVKTYLPEQMDEAEIEKLAREAIDKTGAEGPQGIGQVMKELMPQVKGKADGAVVKAVVLRLLSG
- the rpsU gene encoding 30S ribosomal protein S21, whose amino-acid sequence is MIGVRVRDDESFEKALRRFNKFCEKNGILSDIKKHQHFEKPSDRRKRKINAAKRKNRRRDR
- a CDS encoding DNA primase, with the protein product MSDYFPEHLIEQVKQASDIVEVLSDFLKLKKRGTNWWCNCPFHNEKTPSFAVSEAKQIYHCFGCGKGGNVLTFLMEYEKLSFPEAVRFLAQRSGIQLPERKLSPAERSRYEGLFFANQTARKFFVKQLWETGDGHKVLHYLKQVRRLSEEIINKFQLGFAPNSWDALLKHARSLDLSEDDLVKAGLAVKREDSRGAYDRFRRRLMVPIMNLTGKTIAFGGRALSKEDRAKYLNSPETELYNKSKVLYGLNFSRAPIRDTETCILVEGYMDYLALYQAGIENVVASSGTAFTFDHARLIARYARQAVMLFDSDQAGMTAAKRCAPHLMAAELDFRVVLLPKGQDPDSFIKAEGAEKMKVLIDNALSYPRFIYDSIQPGYDSLSPHQKSVILQELTRLASKSDSSIRRELFLKEIAEVFDIELNTLKSDLRKTPHKTRPQEADETRKRENFSDQLQLELISVFLENPDLLQMARDDLDPELISDDTLREIYEMILQTYEDSGGVDTAGLINQTDDPKKQHLITKAASLETGGGGSERHLADLIERLRRFNFHERLAWLKAKITEAQKSGDDELEQKYYNQLQEMVREMPDNAD